One window from the genome of Cyanobacteria bacterium GSL.Bin1 encodes:
- a CDS encoding DUF4351 domain-containing protein, whose translation MLILRLLNRRFGELDSNLVEQIQSLKVSGLEALAEALLDFSTVADLERWLQQSNV comes from the coding sequence ATTTTGATCCTTCGTCTGCTTAATCGTCGTTTTGGAGAGTTGGACAGCAATTTAGTGGAGCAAATTCAGTCTTTAAAAGTGTCGGGGTTGGAAGCGTTGGCAGAGGCGCTTTTGGATTTTTCTACAGTTGCTGATTTGGAACGCTGGTTGCAACAAT